A region of Panicum virgatum strain AP13 chromosome 8N, P.virgatum_v5, whole genome shotgun sequence DNA encodes the following proteins:
- the LOC120684452 gene encoding molybdate transporter 1-like codes for MRRRQGLGRRGASAAAGGYSCAQPRCELARVTGECVAALSALKLAMGLAHCGSMLRVLVEFPVEFLGVLLLFADVELAVATREFSARVPRSNKLEPGRARLQLEQASSARAA; via the exons ATGCGCAGGAGGCAAGGGCTCGGCCGGCGGGGAGCTTCAGCGGCGGCAGGCGGGTACAGCTGTGCGCAACCCCGCTGTGAGCTTGCCCGGGTCACCGGTGAGTGCGTGGCAGCACTGAGCGCGCTGAAGCTGGCCATGGGGCTGGCCCACTGTGGCTCCATGCTGCGCGTGCTGGTGGAGTTCCCCGTGGAGTTCctcggtgtgctgctgctgttcGCCGACGTCGAGCTCGCCGTTGCAACCAGGGAATTTTCAG CGAGAGTCCCGAGGTCGAACAAGCTCGAACCAGGAAGGGCGCGCTTGCAGCTTGAACAAGCAAGCAGCGCACGTGCAGCTTGA